The Camelina sativa cultivar DH55 chromosome 14, Cs, whole genome shotgun sequence genome includes a window with the following:
- the LOC104739058 gene encoding peroxidase 2-like: MMTKTLLALVVLLSVLGNSVAIPWYSLNLNYYRSRCPDTERIVRRVTQQYVSRKPSLAAALLRMYFHDCFVRGCDGSILLKSPNNDAERNAVPNLSLRGYEVVDAAKAALERRCPGVVSCADVLALVARDAVLVIRGPWWPVPLGRRDGRISRISEVNLPSPFANITTLKQNFADKGLNAKDLVVLSGAHTIGISTCALVNARIYNFTGRGDFDPAMNPGYVRALKKRCKPTDFRSIVDMDPGSVKRFDSHYYNVVAQRKGLFTSDSTLLDDFDTRHYVQIQALTNGISFNRDFSDSMFKLGFVEILTGRNGEIRRKCAFVN, translated from the exons ATGATGACCAAAACCCTTCTCGCCCTTGTGGTTCTTCTTAGCGTCCTTGGAAATTCTGTTGCTATTCCTTGGTATAGTCTTAACCTCAACTACTACCGGTCCAGGTGTCCTGACACAGAACGCATTGTCCGCCGTGTCACACAACAATATGTTTCTCGCAAACCAAGCCTCGCCGCTGCGCTTCTAAGGATGTATTTTCATGACTGTTTCGTCAGA GGATGTGATGGTTCCATTCTTCTGAAATCTCCAAACAATGATGCGGAAAGAAACGCTGTTCCCAACCTGTCCCTGAGAGGCTATGAAGTGGTTGATGCTGCCAAGGCAGCGCTCGAGAGGAGGTGTCCAGGTGTTGTTTCTTGCGCTGATGTTCTTGCCTTGGTCGCCAGAGATGCCGTCTTAGTG ATCAGGGGACCATGGTGGCCGGTTCCATTGGGCCGCAGGGATGGACGCATCTCGAGAATATCCGAGGTCAACTTACCATCGCCTTTCGCCAACATAACCACGTTGAAGCAGAACTTTGCCGACAAGGGTCTTAACGCTAAAGACCTAGTCGTTCTCTCTG GGGCTCACACCATAGGAATCTCTACTTGCGCTCTCGTCAACGCACGTATCTACAACTTCACCGGCAGAGGCGATTTTGACCCGGCGATGAACCCAGGGTACGTCAGGGCATTGAAGAAAAGGTGCAAGCCCACTGATTTCAGATCCATAGTGGACATGGACCCAGGCAGTGTCAAGAGATTTGACTCTCACTACTACAACGTCGTGGCTCAGAGGAAAGGGCTCTTCACATCTGACTCTACGCTTCTCGATGACTTTGACACCAGACATTACGTTCAGATTCAGGCCTTAACTAATGGGATTTCTTTCAACAGAGATTTCTCCGACTCGATGTTCAAACTTGGTTTTGTCGAAATTCTTACCGGGAGAAACGGTGAGATCAGGAGGAAGTGTGCTTTCGTTAACTAA
- the LOC104739059 gene encoding peroxidase 3, with product MNCLRAITLSLSLFFVGMVGPIQAQLQMNFYANTCPSAEKIVQDFVSNHISNAPSLAAALIRMHFHDCFVRGCDGSVLINSTSGNAERDATPNLTVRGFGFIEAIKTVLEAQCPGIVSCADIIALASRDAIVFTGGPNWSVPTGRRDGRISNSSEALANIPPPTSNFTNLQTLFANQGLDLKDLVLLSGAHTIGVSHCSSFSNRLYNFTGRGDQDPALDSEYAANLKSRKCLSLNDNKTIVEMDPGSRKTFDLSYYQLVLKRRGLFQSDSALTTNPTTLSNINRILTGSVESFFSEFAKSMEKMGRINVKTGSAGVVRRQCSVANS from the exons ATGAATTGCTTGAGAGCTATTACTCTCTCACTGTCTCTCTTTTTTGTGGGAATGGTTGGACCGATCCAAGCTCAATTGCAGATGAACTTCTATGCCAATACTTGTCCTAGCGCTGAAAAGATTGTTCAAGATTTTGTTTCAAACCACATTTCTAATGCTCCTTCTCTTGCTGCTGCTCTCATTAGGATGCATTTCCATGACTGTTTTGTCCGA GGATGTGACGGATCAGTGCTTATAAACTCGACGTCAGGAAACGCAGAGAGAGACGCAACTCCTAACCTAACGGTTCGAGGGTTTGGCTTCATCGAGGCAATCAAAACTGTGCTTGAAGCTCAATGCCCTGGAATTGTCTCTTGCGCTGATATCATCGCTCTAGCATCTCGTGACGCTATCGTTTTCACG GGAGGACCTAATTGGAGTGTACCGACCGGACGAAGAGATGGGAGGATATCAAATTCATCGGAGGCATTAGCCAACATTCCTCCTCCGACCAGTAATTTCACCAATCTTCAAACACTCTTTGCTAACCAAGGACTTGATCTTAAGGACCTTGTCTTACTCTCCG GGGCGCACACTATTGGTGTATCTCACTGCTCGTCTTTCTCAAACCGTCTATACAACTTTACGGGCCGTGGAGACCAAGATCCAGCCTTAGACAGCGAATATGCAGCCAATCTCAAGTCTCGGAAATGTCTTAGCCTCAACGATAACAAGACCATCGTTGAGATGGATCCAGGGAGCCGCAAAACATTTGATCTAAGTTATTACCAGCTCGTCCTCAAGCGTAGAGGTCTGTTTCAGTCAGACTCTGCTCTCACCACTAACCCCACGACACTCTCAAACATAAACCGGATCTTGACGGGTTCGGTGGAAAGTTTCTTCTCTGAGTTTGCGAAGTCGATGGAGAAAATGGGTCGGATCAATGTCAAGACGGGATCAGCCGGAGTGGTTAGGAGGCAATGTTCCGTTGCAAATAGTTGA
- the LOC104739060 gene encoding traB domain-containing protein-like: MTIEPTTTQSPSSETEVHSGEDFVHIDDPRPTGDISLSDSIVNVDKDELLDEEAAAAAEEEGFKDSDSVVSGGDGDGIGGGDAGECSSETVKAELPDELAKSVVILTCESTADGGSCDVYLVGTAHVSKQSCLEVEAIISFLKPEVVFVELCSSRLSVLKPQTLKIPTMSDMIESWKQKQNTFGILYGWFLAKIASHLEVFPGAEFRVAYEEAIKYGGKVILGDRPVQITLKRTWAKMPLWHKVKFLYSILFQAVFLPSAEELEKMLKDMDDVDMLTLVIQEMSKEFPTLMDTIVHERDQYMASSLLRVASEHSSVVAVIGKGHINGIKKNWKQPITMNDLMEIPSDKSVFTVKRIISSVAMAVAGTAIVSGILLARRR, from the exons ATGACGATAGAGCCGACGACGACGCAATCGCCGTCTTCGGAGACGGAGGTTCACTCTGGCGAGGACTTCGTTCACATCGACGACCCTAGACCTACCGGCGATATCTCCTTAAGCGACAGCATAGTTAATGTGGACAAGGATGAACTGCTCGACGAAGAAGCGGCGGCGGCGGCAGAGGAGGAGGGATTTAAAGACTCTGATTCTGTTGTTAGCGGCGGCGATGGAGATGGAATCGGCGGCGGTGATGCCGGCGAGTGTTCATCTGAGACTGTTAAAGCTGAGCTGCCTGATGAATTGGCCAAAAGCGTTGTGATTCTGACGTGCGAGTCCACAGCGGATGGTGGATCTTGCGATGTCTACTTGGTTGGTACTGCTCATGTTTCCAAG CAATCCTGTCTTGAAGTTGAAGCAATCATCAGCTTCTTGAAACCAGAG GTTGTCTTCGTGGAGTTGTGTTCAAGCCGATTGTCTGTTCTCAAACCTCAGACTTTGAAG ATTCCAACCATGTCGGACATGATAGAAAGTTGGAAGCAAAAACAGAACACATTCGGAATACTTTATGGATGGTTTCTTGCAAAG ATCGCCAGTCATCTTGAGGTTTTTCCTGGTGCTGAGTTTCGTGTGGCGTATGAAGAAGCAATTAAATACGGCGGCAAGGTGATACTTGGTGATCGTCCTGTACAG ATTACGCTAAAAAGAACATGGGCCAAAATGCCTCTGTGGCACAAGGTAAAGTTTTTATACTCCATACTGTTTCAAGCTGTCTTCTTGCCCAGCGCTGAGGAACTCGAGAAAATG CTGAAAGATATGGACGATGTGGATATGTTGACTTTGGTGATTCAAGAAATGAGCAAGGAATTTCCAACTCTCATGGATACAATAGTGCATGAGCGAGACCA GTACATGGCATCCTCTTTGCTGAGAGTTGCAAGTGAGCATAGTTCGGTTGTGGCAGTTATCGGGAAAGGGCATATTAATGGAATCAAGAAGAACTGGAAGCAACCTATAACG ATGAATGATCTAATGGAGATACCGAGCGACAAGTCAGTATTTACGGTAAAGAGGATAATATCATCAGTGGCAATGGCAGTTGCAGGGACAGCTATAGTTTCGGGTATACTTCTTgcaagaagaaggtga
- the LOC104739061 gene encoding uncharacterized protein LOC104739061: MCLPSRPVSKTHSFSSSSSTIATRMINCILLFAFIFLVYLLISASRLQSKNSIHAYFSSSDQDQSKSLTKINHIVFGLGSSTNSWPARREYVKLWWDAQKMRGCVFVDHPLSSSENHTDSDLLPPICISQDTSRFRYTWRGGDRNAIRIARCVLETVRLFNASSEEVRWYVFGDDDTIFIPENLARTLSKYDHTSWYYIGSNSETYQQNSIFGHDMAFGGGGFALSSSLANVLARNFDSCIERYPHLYGGDSRVHVCVLELGVQLSREPGFHQFDVRGNALGILTSHSTRPMVSLHHMAHIDPIFPNSTTFSAVSHLFSAVELDPLRIFQLSVCYDRWYSWTISVSWGYTVQIDSRHLLLPVVLRTQETFRPWGQSGYTFNTREIHSDPCQRPVTFYMQHVSSSRHNGTIESVYTQAYENCTYDPITSPRKIQEIRVYSKRLDLDIRQLKAPRRQCCDILPTSSTGGKVMEIGLRECKENELIYMHP, translated from the exons ATGTGTCTTCCATCTCGACCGGTATCCAAAACccattctttctcttcttcttcttccactatCGCGACGCGTATGATAAATTGCATACTACTTTTCGCATTCATTTTCTTGGTCTACCTCCTCATCTCCGCCTCAAGGCTTCAATCTAAAAACTCTATTCATGCCTACTTTTCATCTTCTGATCAAGATCAATCTAAGAGCCTAACAAAAATCAACCACATCGTCTTTGGGTTAGGCTCAAGCACGAACTCTTGGCCTGCGCGTAGAGAATACGTTAAGCTTTGGTGGGATGCTCAGAAAATGAGAGGCTGCGTCTTCGTTGACCACCCCTTGTCGTCTTCGGAGAACCACACAGATTCTGATCTCCTTCCTCCGATTTGTATTTCCCAAGATACTTCTCGGTTTAG gtacACTTGGAGAGGTGGTGACAGAAACGCGATCCGAATTGCGCGGTGCGTTCTAGAAACTGTCAGGCTATTCAACGCTTCCTCAGAAGAGGTAAGATGGTACGTGTTTGGAGACGACGACACAATATTCATCCCAGAAAACCTCGCTCGAACGCTATCCAAATACGACCACACATCATGGTATTACATAGGATCGAACTCAGAGACTTATCAGCAGAACTCGATATTCGGACACGACATGGCTTTTGGCGGTGGAGGGTTTGCTTTAAGCAGCTCATTGGCTAATGTTTTAGCTAGAAACTTTGATTCTTGTATCGAACGGTATCCACATTTGTACGGAGGAGACTCTAGGGTTCATGTTTGTGTGCTCGAGCTTGGAGTTCAATTGTCTCGTGAGCCTGGCTTCCATCAg TTTGATGTAAGAGGAAATGCATTGGGAATATTGACATCACATTCAACGAGACCGATGGTGTCACTACACCACATGGCTCACATTGACCCAATCTTTCCAAACTCAACCACTTTCTCCGCCGTCAGCCACCTCTTCTCCGCCGTAGAACTCGACCCTCTCCGTATATTTCAACTCTCCGTTTGCTACGACCGTTGGTACTCTTGGACCATATCCGTTTCCTGGGGCTATACTGTTcag ATTGATAGTAGGCATTTGTTATTACCGGTTGTTTTGCGGACACAAGAGACGTTCCGGCCGTGGGGACAATCCGGATACACATTCAACACAAGAGAGATTCATTCTGATCCTTGCCAAAGACCTGTCACTTTCTACATGCAACATGTTTCTTCTAGTCGCCATAATGGAACCATTGAAAGTGTTTACACGCAAGCTTATGAGAACTGCACCTACGATCCCATTACATCGCCTCGCAAAATCCAAGAGATTAGAGTGTATTCAAAAAGACTCGATCTCGATATCAGACAA TTGAAGGCTCCCAGAAGGCAGTGTTGTGATATATTACCTACTTCTTCCACTGGTGGCAAAGTAATGGAAATTGGACTGCGAGAGTGCAAAGAGAATGAGCTCATCTATATGCATCCCTAG
- the LOC104739062 gene encoding zinc finger protein CONSTANS-LIKE 12-like — translation MGSPLCDHLARLCLQCDWKLHYETVENHDKSRIPLCNNCVSETAVVQCLDKGLSLCQTCVLNPNIFSRFFLLQNGSNYNSAYNCLDFDSSSSSCSSSFVDRNWPLSHGSLPLFNEDSSSSFEIFQRNENYTRNSYSDQQVPMLRPGCLDIPKDSSYSGFNGYETKEDIENVFLNGFDGDEAVLNEYNPNEDLILTDHLIDELTKHNPETTSTKVLTNITSIL, via the exons ATGGGATCACCACTGTGCGATCATTTGGCTAGGCTTTGTCTTCAATGTGACTGGAAGTTACACTATGAGACTGTGGAAAATCACGATAAGTCGCGGATTCCATTGTGTAACAATTGCGTTTCTGAGACCGCGGTTGTCCAGTGCCTTGATAAAGGGTTGAGCCTATGCCAAACATGCGTTTTAAACCCTAATATCTTCTcacgtttttttcttcttcaaaacgGTTCTAATTATAATTCGGCATATAATTGTCTTGATTTTGATTCCTCTTCCTCGTCTTGttcatcttcttttgttgatCGCAATTGGCCATTGTCCCATGGTTCCTTACCTCTCTTTAACGAGGACTCGTCCTCATCTTTTGAAATCtttcaaagaaatgaaaattatacaaGGAATAGTTATAGTGATCAACAAGTGCCGATGCTTCGGCCCGGTTGTTTGGACATTCCTAAG GATAGTTCATACTCAGGCTTCAATGGCTACGAAACGAAAGAAGATATAGAAAATGTTTTTCTGAACGGTTTTGATGGCGACGAGGCAGTATTAAACGAATATAACCCCAATGAAGATTTGATCCTAACTGATCATCTAATCGATGAATTAACGAAGCACAATCCAGAGACCACGTCGACCAAGGTATTAACAAACATCACTTCAATTCT TTGA